One window from the genome of Sphaerotilus microaerophilus encodes:
- a CDS encoding TRAP transporter large permease: MEFFSANMAPIMFAGLIVFLLMGYSVAFSLGACGLFFGFIGIEMGLLPTSLMQALPLRMMGIMQNDTLLAIPFFTFMGLILERSGMAEDLLDTIGQLFGPIRGGLAYAVIFVGAMLAATTGVVAASVISMGLISLPIMLRYGYDRRVASGVIAASGTLAQIIPPSLVLIIMADQLGKSVGDLYKGAFIPGFVLTGLYVAYVLLVSLWKPSWVPALPKEARTIREDNGDSGLPSLGLLTIASVACAVLFAKTRPASTPTDELIVVSMCVGVGVAFLLAVINKVSGLKLLSKMAERVTFVLIPPLGLIFLVLGTIFLGIATPTEGGAMGAVGALAMAISRRRLSMSLMRQAMDSTMKLSCFVVFILIGSTVFSLSFQGVDGPKWVEHLLTSLPGGQVGFLIVVNILIFVLAFFLDFFELSFIVVPLLGPVAEKLGIDLVWFGVLLAVNMQTSFMHPPFGFALFYLRSVAPTEDYKDRLTQKLIPKVTTGQIYWGAMPFVVIQIIMVALIITFPSLVSTGAAQAGAENTDNVQIMMPSEAPKAADDASKMYGEAAPAAAEPASAGASAPAKDDPAAMFK; encoded by the coding sequence ATGGAGTTCTTCTCGGCCAACATGGCCCCCATCATGTTCGCGGGGCTGATCGTCTTCCTGCTGATGGGCTACTCGGTGGCCTTCTCACTGGGCGCCTGCGGCCTGTTCTTCGGCTTCATCGGCATCGAGATGGGGCTGCTGCCCACCTCGCTGATGCAGGCCCTGCCGCTGCGCATGATGGGGATCATGCAGAACGACACCCTGCTGGCAATCCCCTTCTTCACCTTCATGGGCCTGATCCTGGAGCGTTCCGGGATGGCGGAGGACCTGCTCGACACGATCGGCCAGCTCTTCGGCCCGATCCGCGGCGGCCTGGCCTATGCGGTGATCTTCGTGGGCGCCATGCTCGCGGCCACCACGGGCGTGGTGGCGGCATCGGTGATCTCGATGGGCCTGATCTCGCTGCCGATCATGCTGCGATACGGCTATGACCGGCGCGTGGCATCGGGCGTGATCGCGGCTTCGGGCACGCTGGCGCAGATCATCCCGCCGTCGCTGGTGCTGATCATCATGGCCGACCAGCTCGGCAAGAGCGTGGGCGACCTCTACAAGGGCGCCTTCATCCCCGGCTTCGTACTCACCGGCCTGTACGTCGCTTACGTCCTGCTCGTCAGCCTGTGGAAACCGAGCTGGGTGCCAGCCCTGCCCAAGGAAGCGCGCACCATCCGCGAGGACAACGGCGACTCCGGCCTGCCCTCGCTGGGCCTGCTGACCATCGCCTCGGTGGCCTGCGCGGTGCTCTTCGCCAAGACCCGCCCGGCCAGCACGCCGACCGATGAGCTGATCGTGGTGTCGATGTGCGTGGGTGTGGGCGTTGCCTTCCTGCTCGCAGTGATCAACAAGGTCAGCGGCCTGAAGCTGTTGTCGAAGATGGCCGAGCGCGTCACCTTCGTGCTGATCCCGCCGCTGGGCCTGATCTTCCTGGTGCTGGGCACGATCTTCCTGGGCATCGCGACGCCGACCGAAGGCGGTGCAATGGGGGCCGTCGGTGCGCTGGCGATGGCCATCAGCCGCCGCCGCCTGAGCATGAGCCTGATGCGCCAGGCCATGGACTCGACGATGAAGCTGTCCTGCTTTGTCGTGTTCATCCTGATCGGCTCGACCGTGTTCAGCCTGAGCTTCCAGGGCGTGGACGGGCCCAAGTGGGTGGAGCACCTGCTCACGAGCCTGCCGGGCGGCCAGGTCGGCTTCCTGATCGTGGTGAACATCCTGATCTTCGTGCTGGCGTTCTTCCTGGACTTCTTCGAACTGAGCTTCATCGTCGTGCCGCTGCTCGGCCCGGTGGCGGAGAAGCTGGGCATCGATCTGGTCTGGTTCGGCGTGCTGCTGGCGGTGAACATGCAGACCTCGTTCATGCACCCGCCGTTCGGCTTCGCGCTGTTCTACCTGCGCAGCGTCGCTCCGACCGAGGACTACAAGGACCGCCTGACCCAGAAGCTGATCCCCAAGGTCACCACCGGCCAGATCTACTGGGGTGCGATGCCCTTCGTGGTGATCCAGATCATCATGGTCGCGCTGATCATCACCTTCCCGAGCCTGGTCTCGACCGGTGCAGCCCAGGCGGGCGCCGAAAACACCGACAACGTACAAATCATGATGCCCTCGGAAGCGCCAAAGGCTGCAGACGATGCCAGCAAGATGTACGGTGAGGCGGCACCTGCTGCTGCCGAGCCGGCCAGCGCCGGGGCGTCCGCTCCGGCCAAGGACGACCCGGCCGCGATGTTCAAGTAG
- a CDS encoding TRAP transporter small permease subunit → MTALLQLSRRIDALTELVGRWTSWLVLAAVLISAGNAIVRKAFNNSSNAYLEIQWYLFAGIFLLGAGYTLLRQEHVKIDVILGRFSRRTQIKVEIFGILAFLLPLVAVVINLSMPVVLRAYTSGEMSSNAGGLIRWPVYALLPLGFTLLGIQGLSELIKRVGFLQGRADDPAKKLSAKSAEEELAEAIRAQAEGAAK, encoded by the coding sequence TTGACTGCCCTGCTGCAACTATCGCGGCGGATCGACGCGCTCACCGAGCTCGTCGGCCGCTGGACATCCTGGCTGGTCCTGGCCGCCGTGCTGATCTCGGCCGGCAACGCCATCGTCCGCAAAGCCTTCAACAACAGCTCGAACGCCTACCTCGAAATCCAGTGGTACCTGTTTGCCGGCATCTTCCTGCTCGGCGCGGGCTACACCCTGCTGCGCCAGGAGCACGTCAAGATCGACGTGATCCTGGGCCGTTTCTCCCGGCGCACCCAGATCAAGGTCGAGATTTTCGGCATCCTGGCCTTCCTGTTGCCCCTGGTGGCCGTGGTGATCAACCTGTCGATGCCGGTGGTGCTGCGCGCCTACACCAGCGGTGAGATGTCCTCCAATGCCGGCGGCCTCATCCGCTGGCCCGTGTACGCGCTGCTGCCCCTGGGCTTCACGCTGCTGGGCATCCAGGGTCTGTCCGAATTGATCAAGCGCGTCGGTTTCCTTCAGGGCCGTGCCGACGATCCCGCCAAGAAGCTGTCTGCCAAGTCCGCTGAAGAAGAACTGGCCGAGGCGATCCGCGCCCAGGCCGAAGGAGCCGCCAAGTGA
- a CDS encoding response regulator, whose amino-acid sequence MRILLVDDHALVRDGMRSLLASHPRAEVVGEAADAAQARSEVARLQPDLVLMDIGLRQGNGIELTAELTRAHPGLAVLMLSMYDNPEYLHRALQAGARGYVLKDGPSSEILAAIDAVGSGDSYIATRLAHPTPRGDESRPLLSERESEILAALARGLSSKQIAAEYDLSVRTVETHRQNIRRKLKIAGQAELIRYAVEHCGANALSAPAGTAARMPAATPPDGPA is encoded by the coding sequence ATGCGCATCCTCCTCGTCGATGACCACGCCCTGGTGCGCGATGGCATGCGTTCGCTGCTCGCCAGCCACCCGCGCGCCGAAGTGGTGGGCGAAGCGGCCGACGCTGCCCAGGCCCGCAGCGAGGTGGCCCGCCTTCAGCCGGACCTGGTGCTGATGGACATCGGCCTGCGCCAGGGCAATGGCATCGAACTCACGGCCGAACTCACGCGCGCCCATCCCGGGCTGGCGGTGCTGATGCTCAGCATGTATGACAACCCGGAATACCTGCACCGGGCCCTGCAGGCCGGTGCGCGTGGCTATGTGCTCAAGGACGGCCCGTCCAGCGAGATCCTGGCCGCGATCGACGCGGTGGGCAGCGGCGACAGCTACATCGCCACGCGGCTGGCTCACCCCACGCCGCGCGGCGACGAGTCGAGGCCGCTGCTGTCCGAGCGCGAGAGCGAGATCCTCGCCGCCCTGGCGCGCGGCCTGTCGAGCAAGCAGATCGCCGCCGAGTACGACCTGAGCGTACGCACGGTGGAGACGCACCGCCAGAACATCCGCCGCAAGCTCAAGATCGCTGGCCAGGCCGAGCTGATCCGCTATGCGGTCGAGCATTGCGGTGCGAACGCCCTGTCTGCCCCGGCCGGCACGGCGGCGCGGATGCCAGCCGCGACACCGCCCGACGGGCCTGCGTAG
- a CDS encoding cache domain-containing protein — translation MESPLPDAPPDGGPARTGPEPPGPRRLRRRILLLALVPLLAAMLLIALAVRQQTADLSRREHALVESAYIAAKEVELRNHVDIAMSALQPLYDTGRDDAEIKAEAIRLLNSFRYGSSAGDGYFFAYEFDGRCLVLPHQPELVGTNLWDIRDRDGRYVVRTLIARAREGQGFFRYVWNKPSLRQVAPKLGYVVGLPRWQWMVGTGLYLDDIQATLDELDRQGRVHIWTTLLWIGGISLLALSLVAGSALALNLSEYRAADAQLQSMARQVVQSQEYERAHLSRELHDSTGQTLVSIKLLLDSALAELARQGRGAVPTALSKARTRLDDALSEVRHLSHRLRPALLDTLGLPSALRQIGEEFAEHADLAFFMRLRGTQTELPDAVKTVLFRITQEALTNIDKHAHASRVDLRLLFHRRGVRLTVQDDGLGFNVAAVQDDPQRGIGLRNMRERLAAVGASLRVQSRPGATRLVADVPRATVTRLARLERAARSHPF, via the coding sequence ATGGAAAGCCCACTGCCCGACGCGCCGCCCGACGGCGGACCTGCCCGGACGGGCCCGGAGCCGCCCGGCCCGCGGCGGCTGCGGCGACGCATCCTGCTGCTGGCGCTGGTGCCCCTGCTGGCGGCGATGCTGCTGATCGCCCTGGCCGTGCGCCAGCAGACGGCGGATCTGTCCCGGCGCGAACACGCGCTGGTGGAGTCCGCGTACATCGCGGCCAAAGAAGTCGAGCTGCGCAACCACGTCGACATCGCGATGAGTGCGCTGCAGCCGCTGTACGACACGGGCCGCGACGACGCTGAGATCAAGGCCGAGGCGATCCGGCTGCTCAATTCCTTCCGCTACGGCAGCAGCGCCGGAGACGGCTACTTCTTCGCCTATGAGTTCGACGGCCGCTGCCTGGTGCTGCCCCACCAGCCGGAACTGGTGGGCACCAACCTCTGGGACATCCGCGACCGCGATGGCCGCTATGTCGTGCGAACGCTGATCGCCCGCGCCCGCGAGGGGCAGGGCTTCTTCCGCTACGTCTGGAACAAGCCGTCGCTGCGCCAGGTGGCGCCCAAGCTGGGCTACGTCGTCGGACTGCCGCGCTGGCAGTGGATGGTCGGCACAGGCCTGTACCTGGACGACATCCAGGCCACGCTGGACGAGCTGGATCGCCAGGGCCGCGTGCACATCTGGACCACCCTGCTGTGGATTGGCGGCATCTCGCTGCTGGCCCTCTCGCTGGTGGCCGGCAGCGCGCTGGCGCTCAACCTCAGCGAATACCGCGCCGCCGATGCGCAGCTGCAGTCGATGGCGCGGCAGGTCGTGCAATCACAGGAATACGAGCGGGCCCACCTCTCCCGCGAGCTGCACGACAGCACGGGGCAGACGCTGGTGTCGATCAAGCTGCTGCTCGACAGCGCGCTGGCCGAGCTCGCCCGCCAGGGGCGCGGTGCAGTGCCCACTGCGCTGAGCAAGGCGCGCACGCGACTGGATGACGCCCTGAGCGAGGTGCGCCACCTGTCGCACCGACTGCGCCCGGCCCTGCTCGACACGCTCGGCCTGCCCAGCGCGCTGCGCCAGATCGGCGAGGAGTTTGCCGAGCACGCCGACCTGGCCTTCTTCATGCGCCTGCGCGGCACGCAGACCGAGCTGCCCGATGCGGTCAAGACGGTGCTGTTTCGCATCACACAGGAAGCCCTGACCAACATCGACAAGCATGCCCACGCGTCGCGGGTAGACCTGCGGCTGCTCTTCCACCGCCGTGGCGTGCGCCTGACGGTGCAGGACGACGGCCTGGGCTTCAATGTGGCCGCCGTGCAGGACGACCCGCAGCGCGGCATCGGCCTGCGCAACATGCGCGAGCGCCTGGCCGCCGTGGGCGCGTCGCTGCGCGTGCAGTCCCGCCCGGGCGCCACCCGCCTGGTGGCCGACGTGCCGCGCGCCACCGTCACCCGGCTGGCCCGGCTGGAGCGCGCGGCGCGTTCGCACCCCTTCTGA
- a CDS encoding TIGR01244 family sulfur transferase, giving the protein MHSLLHTHHLSNDLSVAPQLVPAAMAAAAQAGFRSVINNRPDYEEGPEQPTSASIEAAARAAGLEYVHLPVSGGYQSPQEITAFGQLLQTLPKPILAFCRSGARSTKLYHASRAQG; this is encoded by the coding sequence ATGCACTCCCTGCTGCACACCCATCACCTCAGCAATGACCTGAGCGTCGCCCCCCAGCTCGTGCCCGCCGCCATGGCGGCTGCGGCCCAGGCTGGCTTTCGCAGTGTGATCAACAACCGGCCGGACTACGAGGAGGGCCCTGAGCAGCCCACCTCCGCGTCGATCGAGGCGGCAGCCAGAGCGGCCGGGCTGGAATACGTGCACCTGCCGGTGTCAGGCGGCTACCAGAGCCCGCAGGAGATCACTGCCTTCGGCCAGCTGCTGCAGACCCTGCCCAAGCCCATCCTGGCGTTCTGCCGCAGCGGCGCACGCTCGACCAAGCTGTACCACGCCTCGCGCGCGCAGGGCTGA
- a CDS encoding GatB/YqeY domain-containing protein yields the protein MSLKDRITDDMKAAMRAKEAERLGTIRLLLAAMKQREVDERITLDDAAVVAIVDKLIKQRKDSITQFAQAGRDDLVAKESAELTVLETYLPARLSAGEIDAAVAQLVAELGAKGPADMGKVMGAAKQRFAGQADMGLVSAAVKRALQG from the coding sequence ATGAGTCTGAAGGACCGCATCACCGACGACATGAAAGCTGCCATGCGCGCCAAGGAGGCCGAGCGGCTGGGCACCATCCGCCTGCTGCTGGCGGCGATGAAGCAACGGGAGGTGGACGAGCGCATCACGCTCGACGATGCCGCCGTTGTCGCCATCGTCGACAAGCTGATCAAGCAGCGCAAGGACTCGATCACCCAGTTCGCCCAGGCCGGCCGCGACGACCTCGTCGCCAAGGAAAGTGCCGAACTCACCGTGCTGGAAACCTACCTGCCGGCGCGCCTGAGCGCCGGGGAAATCGATGCCGCCGTCGCCCAATTGGTGGCCGAACTCGGCGCCAAAGGCCCGGCCGACATGGGCAAGGTGATGGGCGCGGCCAAGCAGCGCTTCGCCGGCCAGGCCGACATGGGCCTGGTCTCGGCGGCCGTCAAGCGTGCCTTGCAAGGCTGA
- the rpsU gene encoding 30S ribosomal protein S21 gives MTTIRVKENEPFDVAMRRFKRTIEKLGLLTDLRAREFYEKPTAERKRKKAAAVKRHYKRVRSMQLPKKLY, from the coding sequence ATGACGACCATCCGTGTCAAGGAAAACGAACCGTTTGACGTGGCCATGCGCCGCTTCAAGCGCACCATCGAAAAGCTCGGCCTGCTGACCGATCTGCGTGCGCGTGAGTTCTACGAAAAGCCGACGGCCGAGCGCAAGCGCAAGAAGGCCGCCGCCGTGAAGCGCCACTACAAGCGCGTGCGCTCGATGCAGCTGCCCAAGAAGCTGTACTGA
- a CDS encoding substrate-binding periplasmic protein, with translation MTVTTRRRLLTQLGGLTTLAAAPSLARADETALERVRRLGRLTVGVYHDLPPFHVQGVGIEVQLASALARQLGVQSSLLPFLAGENMDDDLRNMVWRGHYLGWGPADVLLHVPVDRPLMISNPKVQIFGPYWRERVVIARDLAKLPTLDSLDPLVGQPVAVPGLSLAGWLMIGAEGGRLSNHLVTKLDNGVTAARMLQEGKVVAAAGLRSELESALRGDARFEIGPLPIPRAPRDGWAVGMAVRKEATDLAQALQGAVEQLSGSGEMERLFAAGGLRWQRV, from the coding sequence GTGACAGTCACCACCCGCCGCCGCCTGCTCACCCAACTGGGCGGCTTGACCACCCTCGCCGCCGCCCCGTCCCTGGCCCGCGCCGACGAGACCGCCCTCGAACGGGTGCGCCGACTGGGGCGGCTGACCGTGGGTGTCTACCACGACCTGCCGCCCTTCCACGTGCAGGGCGTGGGCATCGAGGTGCAGCTCGCCTCGGCACTGGCCAGGCAACTGGGCGTGCAGTCCTCGCTGCTGCCCTTCCTGGCCGGCGAGAACATGGACGACGACCTGCGCAACATGGTCTGGCGTGGCCATTACCTGGGCTGGGGCCCGGCGGACGTGCTGCTGCACGTGCCGGTGGACCGCCCGCTGATGATCTCCAATCCGAAGGTCCAGATCTTTGGCCCCTACTGGCGCGAGCGCGTCGTGATCGCGCGCGACTTGGCCAAGCTGCCGACGTTGGACAGCCTGGACCCCCTCGTCGGGCAGCCGGTGGCGGTGCCCGGGCTGTCACTGGCGGGCTGGCTGATGATCGGCGCCGAAGGCGGGCGGCTGAGCAACCACCTGGTCACCAAGCTGGACAATGGCGTGACGGCGGCCAGGATGCTGCAAGAAGGCAAGGTGGTGGCCGCCGCCGGCCTGCGCTCCGAGCTGGAGTCGGCACTGCGCGGCGATGCGCGCTTCGAGATCGGGCCGCTGCCGATCCCCCGTGCGCCGCGCGACGGCTGGGCCGTGGGCATGGCCGTGCGCAAGGAGGCCACCGACCTGGCCCAGGCCCTGCAGGGCGCGGTCGAGCAGCTGTCGGGCAGCGGCGAGATGGAGCGGCTCTTTGCCGCGGGCGGCCTGCGCTGGCAGCGCGTTTGA
- the pedF gene encoding cytochrome c-550 PedF → MIKGDFWRALVLVAACATIGTMASAHGDVTPQAVDTHELPQLGADWRAENPFRQNAIAIRIGTSAYNQNCARCHGLEAISGGIAPDLRKLDGDCASLKDEKKKAACVKEIDDYFLTSVRRGKVRNGAVYMPPFEGTLNQEAIWSIKAYLETRREKPL, encoded by the coding sequence ATGATCAAAGGAGACTTCTGGCGCGCCCTCGTGCTCGTTGCTGCCTGTGCCACGATCGGCACCATGGCCAGCGCCCACGGCGACGTGACGCCGCAGGCGGTCGACACCCACGAGCTGCCCCAGCTCGGCGCCGACTGGCGCGCCGAGAACCCGTTCCGCCAGAATGCCATCGCCATCCGCATCGGCACCTCGGCCTACAACCAGAACTGCGCCCGCTGCCACGGCCTCGAAGCCATCTCCGGCGGCATCGCGCCCGACCTGCGCAAGCTCGATGGCGACTGCGCCAGCTTGAAGGACGAGAAGAAAAAGGCGGCCTGCGTGAAGGAGATCGACGACTACTTCCTCACGAGCGTGCGCCGTGGCAAGGTGCGCAACGGCGCGGTCTACATGCCGCCGTTCGAGGGCACGCTCAACCAGGAAGCAATCTGGTCGATCAAGGCCTACCTGGAAACCCGCCGCGAGAAGCCGCTCTGA
- a CDS encoding sigma-54-dependent Fis family transcriptional regulator, whose translation MSGRFSPVSAGVRQRQGGVDEPRRPIASTLPLGGQHLAKIEDSHERCQALGLSRIERPDFAPIGRSDLGVVRERNQRLYNHAAPVMEMLYEQIVNTQSMVVLTDATGTILHSIGDDDFLARATKVALSPGVNWSEQSKGTNAVGTALIEETPTLVHADEHFLHANHFLTCSAAPILDPRGNILGVLDVSGDHHGYHQHTMGLVKMSARMIENHWLTDDYRNVMRLHFHSRVEFIGTLMEGILAVSQDGKFVGANRGALEQLGLSGAALRMHTLASLLGTTVAALVDRFRSPLATPVQVVMPNGRQFHVYARFNWPAWHSLGDAPAGAEAPVADGAAGPERGAALPVASAPAAMAREPAVRPQPAAGADRGGLASLTTGDAQVGAVADKIRRVLNRDIPILVLGETGTGKELLARAIHQDSDRAKQPFVAVNCASIPDTLIEAELFGYEEGAFTGARRKGATGRIVQANGGTLFLDEIGDMPIGLQAHLLRVLQERQVTPLGSGKPVAVDVTLVCATHRNLREMIEQKTFREDLYYRLNGLAVRLPPLRERSDLMALVERILDRECPGRRLRLDPEVVRLFQAYQWPGNVRQLFNVLRTATVMAAGEAVITRDHLSDDFLEDARHAAQARVPAAAVAEPPAWPGAAVAWGAAPQAGLPAAEPPLPAGMSGGSGMAVPGWPAAGPMPAALPGAMGGAFGPLSSLPGQPVGAGVPPVTAAAAEALPQSLEDVEIQTIRQVLDAAGGNISVAAKRLGISRNTICRKLRWNGSR comes from the coding sequence ATGTCCGGACGTTTTTCGCCGGTGAGCGCCGGTGTGCGCCAGCGACAGGGCGGCGTTGATGAACCGCGACGGCCCATCGCCTCGACACTGCCGTTGGGTGGCCAGCACCTGGCGAAGATCGAGGACTCGCACGAACGTTGCCAGGCGCTCGGGTTGTCCCGGATCGAGCGTCCGGACTTCGCGCCCATCGGCCGCTCCGACCTCGGTGTCGTGCGCGAGCGCAACCAGCGCCTTTACAACCATGCGGCGCCGGTGATGGAGATGCTCTACGAGCAGATCGTCAACACGCAGAGCATGGTGGTGCTGACCGATGCCACGGGCACCATCCTGCATTCCATCGGCGATGACGACTTCCTGGCCCGTGCCACCAAGGTGGCCCTGTCGCCGGGGGTGAACTGGTCCGAGCAGTCCAAGGGCACCAACGCCGTGGGCACGGCGCTGATCGAGGAGACCCCCACCCTCGTGCATGCGGACGAGCACTTCCTGCATGCCAACCACTTCCTGACCTGCTCGGCCGCGCCCATCCTCGACCCGCGCGGCAACATCCTCGGCGTGCTCGACGTGAGTGGCGACCACCACGGCTACCACCAGCACACCATGGGGCTGGTGAAGATGTCCGCCCGGATGATCGAGAACCACTGGCTGACGGACGACTACCGCAACGTGATGCGGCTGCACTTCCACAGCCGGGTGGAGTTCATCGGCACGCTGATGGAGGGCATCCTGGCGGTCAGCCAGGATGGCAAGTTCGTCGGCGCCAACCGCGGCGCGCTGGAGCAGCTGGGCCTGTCCGGCGCGGCGCTGCGCATGCACACGCTGGCGTCGCTGCTGGGCACCACGGTGGCGGCGTTGGTCGACCGCTTCCGCTCGCCGCTGGCCACGCCGGTGCAGGTGGTGATGCCCAACGGGCGGCAGTTCCACGTCTACGCCCGCTTCAACTGGCCGGCGTGGCACTCGCTGGGGGATGCCCCGGCCGGTGCCGAGGCGCCCGTGGCGGACGGTGCCGCGGGGCCCGAGCGGGGTGCCGCCTTGCCCGTGGCGTCGGCACCGGCCGCCATGGCGCGCGAGCCGGCCGTGCGGCCCCAGCCGGCCGCGGGCGCCGATCGTGGCGGGCTGGCCAGCTTGACCACCGGCGATGCGCAGGTTGGCGCGGTGGCCGACAAGATCCGCCGCGTGCTCAACCGCGACATCCCGATCCTGGTGCTGGGCGAAACCGGCACCGGCAAGGAGCTGCTCGCGCGCGCCATCCACCAGGATTCCGACCGCGCGAAGCAGCCCTTCGTCGCGGTGAACTGCGCCTCGATCCCCGACACGCTGATCGAGGCCGAGCTGTTCGGCTACGAAGAGGGCGCCTTCACCGGCGCGCGCCGCAAGGGAGCCACGGGGCGCATCGTGCAGGCCAATGGCGGCACACTCTTCCTGGACGAGATCGGCGACATGCCCATCGGCCTGCAGGCCCACCTGTTGCGGGTGCTGCAGGAGCGTCAGGTCACCCCGCTGGGCAGCGGCAAGCCGGTGGCGGTGGACGTGACGCTGGTCTGCGCCACCCACCGCAACCTGCGCGAGATGATCGAGCAGAAGACCTTCCGCGAGGATCTCTACTACCGCCTCAACGGCTTGGCGGTGCGACTGCCGCCGCTGCGCGAGCGCAGCGACCTGATGGCGCTGGTGGAGCGCATCCTGGACCGGGAGTGCCCGGGGCGCCGGCTGCGGCTGGACCCCGAGGTGGTGCGGCTGTTCCAGGCCTACCAGTGGCCGGGCAACGTGCGCCAGCTGTTCAATGTGCTGCGCACCGCCACCGTGATGGCGGCAGGCGAGGCGGTGATCACCCGCGATCACCTCTCCGACGACTTCCTGGAGGATGCCCGCCATGCGGCGCAGGCCCGCGTGCCGGCTGCCGCGGTGGCCGAGCCGCCGGCCTGGCCCGGCGCTGCGGTGGCCTGGGGCGCGGCGCCGCAGGCCGGGCTGCCAGCGGCCGAGCCGCCACTCCCCGCGGGCATGTCGGGAGGGTCGGGCATGGCCGTGCCGGGCTGGCCGGCTGCTGGCCCGATGCCGGCGGCCCTGCCAGGGGCGATGGGCGGGGCGTTCGGCCCGCTGTCATCGCTGCCCGGCCAGCCGGTGGGGGCCGGGGTCCCTCCCGTCACCGCGGCAGCGGCGGAGGCCCTGCCGCAGTCGCTGGAAGACGTTGAGATCCAGACCATCCGCCAGGTGCTTGATGCGGCCGGCGGCAACATTTCCGTGGCGGCCAAGCGGCTGGGCATCAGCCGCAACACCATCTGCCGCAAGCTGCGCTGGAACGGCAGCCGCTGA
- a CDS encoding MBL fold metallo-hydrolase, whose product MKLVVLKGGDESVPLPQAQRGAAPSRAPGAVALSGDGQRWVLVNVSPLVADQLATDARLLRHPGLPNAAVRAVVLTDAQVDHVTGLLSLRDGAPIHLYATPAVFEELTHTLPVLPLLEHYCGVHWHVIPVAGECRTAVFRIEGQPTLEFTAIATDGPLPPHAVRPDSPSIGETIALAVRDTVTGQRLFCASHLGCAGAAAMEWMREADCVLVGADPGEGREAVPSDDPLPGPADVDVLALLDGIRARRKLLMCRQAWSDDPGPDSAAWERLGIEFAADRMEIEL is encoded by the coding sequence GTGAAGCTCGTCGTGCTCAAGGGCGGTGACGAGAGCGTGCCGCTGCCGCAGGCGCAGCGTGGCGCTGCGCCCAGCCGCGCGCCTGGGGCGGTGGCGCTGTCGGGCGACGGGCAGCGCTGGGTGCTGGTGAACGTCTCGCCGCTGGTGGCCGACCAACTCGCCACCGATGCGCGCCTGCTGCGCCATCCCGGCCTGCCCAATGCCGCGGTGCGCGCAGTGGTGCTCACCGATGCGCAGGTGGACCACGTCACCGGCCTGCTCAGCCTGCGCGACGGCGCCCCCATCCACCTGTACGCCACGCCGGCGGTGTTCGAGGAGCTCACCCACACGCTGCCGGTGCTGCCCCTGCTGGAGCACTACTGCGGCGTGCACTGGCACGTCATCCCGGTGGCGGGCGAGTGCCGCACGGCGGTGTTCCGCATCGAGGGCCAGCCGACGCTGGAGTTCACCGCTATCGCCACCGATGGGCCGCTGCCCCCCCACGCGGTGCGCCCGGACAGCCCGAGCATCGGCGAAACCATCGCGCTGGCGGTGCGTGACACCGTGACCGGCCAGCGGCTGTTCTGCGCCAGCCACCTGGGCTGTGCCGGGGCGGCGGCGATGGAGTGGATGCGCGAGGCCGACTGCGTGCTGGTGGGCGCCGATCCCGGCGAGGGACGTGAGGCCGTGCCCAGCGACGATCCGCTGCCCGGTCCGGCCGATGTGGACGTGTTGGCCCTGCTGGACGGCATCCGCGCCCGGCGCAAGCTGCTGATGTGCCGGCAGGCCTGGTCGGACGACCCCGGCCCCGACAGCGCTGCCTGGGAGCGCCTGGGCATCGAGTTTGCGGCCGACCGCATGGAGATCGAGCTGTGA